The DNA segment GTCGTTCGCGCGCCGCTCCACCCGGGGCGGCGCCGCTGTTTGAGGGCGGACCCTTTTCGGCCGGCTCGTGCCCCGGTCCCGCGTTGACACCATGTGCCCGCAGGGGCATGTTTTCCGCATACCCGCGGGCGTACGCCCCCGCCACGGGGCCATCGCGCCACCCGCAGCCCAGTCCGTTGACCGACGCCGCCAGCACCGCCTCGCGCCGATTCCTGATCACCTTCGCCCTGTTCCTGGCGGTGGTGGTGGTGCTGGTAGTGCAGGCGTACCTCACCATCCGCGAGCTGGGCGAGGCCAACCGCGGCAGTATGCAAACGTACCGCGTGCTATCGGCCACGGTGCAGATGCAGGAGGGGCTGGCCGAGGTGGAGGCCGGGTACCGCGGATACGCGCTGACCCGCGCCCCGCGCTACCTGGAGCAGTGGCAGGCCGGGCACACCCTGTTCACCCTCGAGGCCGCGCGCCTGCGCTCCCTGGTCGCCGACGAGCCCGCGGGTGGCCAGCGGCTGCGCACCGGCGTCATCGAGCGCGCCTTCGCCGACTTCATCCGCATGCAGCGCGAGTCGGGGGTGCTGGACCCGGCCACCTCGCGCGACGCGGCCATCCGCGCCGCGGGCGACGTCGGCGGCGCCGCCCGCCGCAGCGAGCGCGTCGCGGTCGTGCGCCGCGAGCTGGGCGCGGTAGAAACGGCCGAGTCGGCGCTGCTGCGCGAGCGCAGCGCGCGGGCCACCTCGCTGGAGCGGCGGACGGCGGTGCTGGTGCCCGCGGGCTTCTTCCTGGCCATCGCGCTGGCGCTGGCCACGGCCGGCATGGTGCAGCGCCGCACCCGCCGCGTGCACGAGGTGAACCGGGCCATGCAGGCCGAGATCGCCGAGAAGGAGCTGGCCCGCGGCGCCCTGCTCCGCATCAGCCGCCAGAACGAGCTGATCCTGGACGCCGCCGCCGAGGGCATCTACGGCATCGACCCGCACGGCTACACCCTCTTCATCAACCCCGCGGCCAGCGAGATGCTGGGCGTACGCCCCGACGACGTCATCGGCCGGCCCTTCGAGGCGGTGCTGGGGCTGGGCGGGGGCGCCCGGATGGACCACGGCGTCAACGCCATCCGCGCCACCCTTTCCACCGCCGCGCCGCGCGCCGTTCCCGATGGCGTGTTCCGCCGTGCCGACGGCTCGTCGTTTCCCGTGGAGTACGCCTCGACGCCCATGCTGGAGGCCGGCCGGGTGACCGGGGCCGTGATCACCTTTCGCGACGTCACCGAGCGGCGCGAGGTGGAGCGGATGAAGGACGAGTTCGTTTCCGTGGTCAGCCACGAGCTGCGGACGCCGCTCACCTCCATCCGCGGCTCGCTGGGGCTGCTGGCCGCCGGCAAGCTGGGCGAGATGCCCGTGAAGGGCCGCCGGATGCTGGAGATCGCCGTTCAGAACACCGACCGGCTGGTGCGGCTGATCAACGACATCCTCGACATCGAGCGCATCGAGTCCGGCCGCGTGACCATGGAGGTGCGGCGGGTGCGCGCGGCCGAGCTGGCGCACCAGGCCGTGGAAGTGATGTCGTCCATGGCCGAAAAGGCGGGCGTGCAGCTGTACGCCTGGGCCGACGACCTGCCGCTGACCGTCGACCCCGACCGCATTCTGCAGGTGCTCACCAACCTGCTGAGCAACGCCGTCAAGTTCTCGCCCCCCGGCGGCGAGGTGACTGTGACGGCCGAGCCCGTAGGGGGCGACGTGCTCTTTCGCGTGCAGGACCAGGGTCGCGGCATTCCCGAGGACCGGCTCGAAAGCATCTTCGAGCGCTTTCAGCAGGTGGATTCGTCCGACGCGCGCGACAAGGGGGGCACCGGGCTGGGGCTGGCCATCTGCCGCAGCATCGTCCAGCAGCACGGCGGGCGCATCTGGGTAGAAAGCCAGCCGGGGGAGGGAAGCACCTTCTTCTTCACCCTTCCCGCGCCCGAGGCGGGCGACGACGTGACGCGCGACCCCGCCGCCACGGCGCGGGACGCCGGGGCGCCGCCGGCCGCGCCCGAGCCCGCGCGCGACCCCGAGGGCCCGCTGGTGCTGGTGTGCGACGACGACCCCGTGATGCTGGCCACGGTGGAAGAAATCCTCCAGGGGTGGGGCTACCGCACCGTGGGCGTCGCCGACGGCGAGTCGGCGCTGCGCGAGGCGGCGCGCATTCGCCCCCGCGCCATCCTGCTGGACATGATGATGCCGGGGATGAACGGCTCCGACACGCTGCGTGCGCTGCGCCGCGGCCCCGAGACCGCCGACATCCCCGTGGTCATCCTGAGCGCCGTGAAGCCCATGCCCCGCGTGCAGGAGCAGCGCGACGTGGTGGAGTGGGTGGAAAAGCCCTTCGCCGAGCAGGGGCTGCTCCACGCGCTGGAAGAGGCCGTGGCCCGCCGCGCCCGCCCCCGGCGGGTTCTGGTGGTGGAAGACGACCCCGACCTGGCGCGCCTGCTCACCGACATGTTCGGGCGCCACGGCATCGAGGCCATGCACGCCGCCACGGGCGTCGAGGCGGTGGAAACCAGCCGCAGCAGCCCGCCCGACATGATCGTGCTGGACCTGGCCCTGCCGCACGGCGACGGCTTCTGGGTGGTGGAGCGGCTGCGCGGCGCCGGGCTGGCCGGGGTGCCGCTCGTCGTTTACTCCGCCCGCGACCTGGACGAGGGCGACCGCGAGCGCCTGCGCCTGGGCCACACCGAGTTCCTTACCAAGGGCCGCCTGCCCCCCGAAGACTTCGAGCGGCGGGTGGTCACTCTGCTGAACAGGATCGCGCCCGCGCGACGAGCCGAACCCGATGAGCCACACCCTGCTGCTGGTTGACGACGAAGACGACATCCGCGAGGTCGCCCAGCTTTCGCTGGAGATGACCGCGGGATGGGAGGTGCACACGGCCTCCTCCGGGGCCCAGGCGCTGGCCGCCGCGCGCGCGCTGAAGCCCGAGGCCATCCTGATGGACGTGATGATGCCCGAGATGGACGGGCCCACCACGGTCCGCCACCTGAAGGCCGATCCCGAGACGGCCGGGATTCCCGTGATCCTGCTGACCGCCAAGGTGCAGGCCTCCGACCGTGCCGCCTTCGAGGGGCTGGGCGTGGTGGGCGTGCTGTCCAAGCCCTTCGACCCCATGGCGCTGGCCGACGAAGTGGCGGCCGTGCTGGGGTGGTGACCGCGGCGTGAGCGCCTCTCCCGCCGCCGTGCTGGTGGCCGGGCTGCCCCCCGACGTTCCCGGCTGGCTGGCCCGCCGGCTGGGCGGCGCCAGCGTGCACTTCCTTCCGGCCGCCCCCGAGGCGGCCGAGGCGCTGCGCGCGTCGCGCTTTCAGCTGGCCGTGGTCGACGCCGGGCTGCTGGAGCCCGCCGTCGTCCAGGCGCTGGCGGGGCGTGGCGCAGAGGGCCCGGCGCTGTTCGTTACGGCTCCCGCCGGCACCCCCGGCCCCGGGCTGGCGGCCCTGCTGGCCACGCTCAAGCCCACCCGCGTCTTTCATCACCCCCTGGACCGCGAGGGGCTGGCCCGCGAGGCCGCCGCCGCCCTCGGGGCCGCCGAGGCCGCCGCGTCGCCCGCGGCGCCCGCCGCGGGCGGGTTGAGCGCGGCCGTCGCCCAGGTGTGGGAGCGCTTCCGCGAGCCGGTGCTCAAGCGGGTGGACGTGGTGGAGCAGGCCGCGCTCTCGCTGCTGGAGGGCGGGCTGGATGCCGAGGCGCGCCGCAACGCCGAGCGCGAGGCGCACAAGCTGGCCGGCTCGGTGGGCACCTTCGGCTACGGCGAGGCGTCGCGCCTTTCGCGCGAGGCCGAGCAGCTGCTGACGGGCTCGGGCGAGCTGGGCCAGGCCGACGCGCTGCGCCTGGCAGACCTGGCCGTGGCCATCCGCCGCGAATTGCAGGCGCCCATCGGCGCCGCGGGACCGGCCGCGGCGGCGCCGGGCGCCGCGCCCGAGGGGCAGGGGGGCGACGGGCCGCTGCTGCTGATCGTGGACTCCGACCGCGAGATGGCCGAACGGCTGGCCATGGAGGCGTCGGGGCGGGGGATGCGGACGGTCGTCGCGCACGGGGCCGACGCGGCGCGGGGAAGCCTGGCGCGGCGGCGCCCCGACGCCGCGCTGCTGGAGCTGGACGGCGAGGGGCGCACGCTGGAGCTGCTGCGCGAGCTGTCCGACGGCGAGCGCCCGGTGCCGGTGGTGGTGCTCACCCGCAGCGACGATTTCGCCGACCGGGTGGAGGTGGCGCGCCACGGCGGTCGCGGCTTCCTGCGCAAGCCCATCTCCCCCCCGCGGGCCATCGACGCGCTGGAGCCGCTGCTGCGCGGCGGCGGCAACCGCGAGGCGGTGGTGCTGGCGGTGGACGACGAGCCCGCCGTGCTCGAGGCCATCCGCACCATCGTGGGCGTGGGCGGGGTGCGGGTGGAGACGCTTTCCGACCCCCTGCGCTTCTGGGATGCGCTGGAATCGGCCGCCCCCGACGTGGTGCTGCTGGACTTCCAGATGCCGGGCGTCACCGGGCTGGAGCTGTGCCGGGTGCTGCGGAACGACCCCCGCTGGCAGTCCGTCCCCGTGGTCTTCCTCACCGCGCAGACCGACGCCGACACCGTGCGCCGCGTCTTCGCCGCCGGGGCCGACGACTTCGTGGGCAAGCCCTTCGTGGGCCCCGAGCTGACGGCGCGCATCCACAACCGGCTGGAGCGGGTGCGGCTTCAGCGCGCCATCGCCGAAACCGACGCGCTGACCGGCGTGGCCAACCGCCGCGGCTCGGAGGACGTGCTGGAGCGCTTTCTTCGCCTGGCGTCGGCGCAGAACGAGCCGTTCGCGCTGGCGCTGATCGACCTGGACTGCTTCAAGGGGATCAACGACCGCTGCGGCCATGCCGTGGGCGACGAGGTGCTGGCCCGGGTGGCGCGGGTGCTCCAGAAGCGCTTCCGCTCCGAGGATGTCGTAGCGCGGTGGGGCGGCGAGGAGTTCGTCGTTGGCATGTACGGGATGGACCGCGCCGACGGCGTGCAGCGCATCGCCGAGGCGCTGGAGGTGGTGCGCGAAGAGGTGTTCACCGACCCGGAGGGGAAGCCGTTCTCCATCTCCTTCAGCGCGGGGGTGGCCGACTACCCGGCGGACGGGCGCGAGCTCCACACCCTGTACCGCGCGGCCGACGCGGCCATGTACCAGGCCAAGGCGGCGGGGCGCGACCGGGTGGTCCCCTCCGGGTGGAGCCCCGAGCGGGGCGAGGGGCCGCGCTCGGTGGACGTGCTGGTGGTGGAAGACGACGATGCCATCGCCCGGCTCCTTCAGCACGCGCTGGAAACGCGCGGCTACCGCCACGAGTGGGTGAACAGCGGCAGCGGCGCGGTGGAGCTGCTCACCGGCCCCAACCCCGAGCTCCGCGCCCGGGTGGTGCTGCTGGACGTGGACCTTCCCGGGATGGATGGCCTGGGCGTGCTGCGCCGCCTGGCGCAGGAAAAGCTGCTGGGCCGCACCCGCGTGATCATGCTCACCGTGCGCACCCACGAGGCCGAGGTGGTGCGGGCGCTGGAGATGGGCGCCTACGACCACGTCCCCAAGCCGTTCAGCGTTCCCGTGCTCCTGCAGCGGATCCGCCGGGCCCTCCGCAGCTGACCCCGCGCCGCGCCGGTCAGCGTCCGAGGGCGAGACGCAGGCGTTGAAGGAGTACGGGAAGGCTGAAGGGCTTCGCCACGTGGTCGAACGCCCCCAGCCGCATCGCCCGGACGATCTCGGCCTCGTTCGACCGGACCGTGAGCATGATCACGCGCGTCGTTCCCAGCAGCCTGGCCTCTCCCAGGCGGCGGAGCACGGCGTGCCCGTCCAGCCCCGGCAGGTCCACGTCCAGCAGCACCGTCCGCGCGGCCAGGGCGGGAGGAACGCCGGTCAACTGCTCCACCGCGGTCACGCCGTCCGTCACGACGCGGCAGGACAGGCCTTCCGCGTCGATGGCGTGCGCCAGCAGGCGCGCGATCACCGGGTCGTCCTCCACGACGAGCACGTCGACCGCCTGCGAATCGGACCGGCCGGGAACCCATCCCACGCCGCAGACGCGGTCCGCGCCCCCCGGTACGGCGCTGGCGGCCGCCCCGCGTGCCGCCCGTTCCAGCGCGGACACGTCGGTTCCGTCCGCCGGAAACACGGCCACTCCCGCCCGGACGGCGCCTGCCTCGTCGCCGACGGCCTCCAGCGCCTTGAGCAGCCGCTGCACGCCGGACGCCTTGTCCATGCCGTACATCACCACCGCCAGCTGCGCACGCGTCCAGCGCCCGAGAACATCCTCCGGGCGCAGGTGCTTCCTGAGCCGGCGTCCCACGCCGGCCAAGCTCGCCGCCGGCGCGTCCGGGGCAGCCTCGACGATTGCGAACGCGAACGGCTGCTCGCGGGCTTCGGCCAGCCGGAGCATGCGCGTAACGTCCGCCGTCACCGACTCGCGGTCCGCGAGTTCCTCGTGCCCGCTCCCGGTGTTCCGGGCGCCCAGGAGCCGAACCCGCTCCAGCCGGTTGTGCACGCGGGCGGCGAGCTCGGGCCCCACGATGGGCTTGGCCACGAAATCGTCCGCCCCCGTCGCGAAGACCCGGTGGATGGTGTCTTTGCCGGCGCTCCCCGCCAGGAACATCACCGCCGTCGCCTGCCAGCGCGGATCGCCGCGCATGGCCCTGCACAGCTCGATGCCGCTGACGGAGGGCATGTCCAGGTCGAGCAGCACCACGTCAGGGCGAATGCGGTCGAGGGCGGCCCAGAACCCCAGCGGGTCGCGAAGGGTCTCCACCTGCAGGCCGGAATCCGCGAGTACCGCGCGGACGGCGTGCAGCACCGCGTCGTCGTCGTCCACGGCGAGGACCACGCCTTCCCGGACGCCCGCGGGGCGAAGCAGGTCGACCACGACACGTGCGGCGTCGCGAGGTCGGGCGGGCGGGGACAGGTATCGTTCGGCGCCGTGGCGCGCGGCGGCGAGCCGGTCCGTAAGCGTGTTGGATGCGCCCAGCACCACGCAGGGGACGGGGGGTACGCGGGCGGCGAGCCACGACACCACTTCCAGCGGCCCGGAGCCATTGACGACCACCGCCGCCGGGTTCAGCTTTCCCGCGAGCGTCCGCGCCTCGTCACGGCCGGCGAACACGGGCGTCATCCCGTCGGCCGAGAGGTGCACCCGCCAATCGCCCGCCGCGTCCGCGGGAATGTCCAGCAGGAGAACCCGTGTACCGGCGGGGCCGATGGGCGCCGCGCCGCGGGGACGGGAGGGCAGGACCGGCTCGTCCCGGAGCTCCCGCCCGATCCGCTCGCTGATTCCCGACAGCCGCAGCGCCTCGGCCGCGTCGATGGCCTGCCCCGTCGACAGGATGTGCTCCGCCTCCCGGGCGAGCCTGGATACCTCGGGAAAGCCGAAGGTACCCGCGGAACCGGCGAGCTTGTGCGCCTGGCGCTCGGCCATGCGGCGCTGGGCGTCCGGCAGTTCGCCCCGGGCCAGCGCCTGCGCGGCCGCGCCGATGTCCCGCGCGCGTGCGATGGCGTCCGGGCGATATCTCTTCCACGATTCTCGCAGCATCGCACGGAGGCGTTCGTCCATGCTGGGGGCCGCCCGCGGTGCGACGGCCGCGAGCACGGGCACGTGCCTCCAGGACCGCGTGGCCTTCACCTCGCCCGCTTGGCGGGTGAGCGCGATCGCCGCGGTCACGTCGGGCGGAATCTCTCCGATGTGCCCCTCGCCGTCCTGCACGTACAGCAGGGCCAGGGTGCCGGGGGAAAGGGAAGGGTTCCGCTGCACCCGCCGCAACGCCGCCGCGGGGGATACGTCGCCCGCGATGATCGGCTCCAGCCCCCCGCGTGTTCGCGGCACGCCGGGCCGGTCCGGGCGCGGCGTACCGATCTCCACGAGCACGGCGGGCCGGCCGTGACGCACCGCTGCCCGGGCGATCTCCGCGGCCGCCGTCCGCCCCCACTCCCCCTCACGTGCGTCGGCAAAGGGAATCACGAGCACCGCGGAGTGTGCAGCCAGCCGGGCCACGAGCCCGGCCCGGGCGGGGGGCGGCACCTCGGGCGTCACGGAACCACGGCCCGCCCGCCCCGCCGGCCGTGCCAGGGGGAATTCGCCGGACGCGTGCTGCGAAGCGACATGGATCGGGAAATCTTCGTCTTCGGGCGATGAACACGTAATGACCGGCCGATTGCGCACGACGTAGGCCGGCGAGGACGAACCCGCGCCGTTCCGTGCGGAGGCTCGCGTGACCGTAGCGGCGTGAATCGTGCCTACGCGACGAGATCCC comes from the Longimicrobium sp. genome and includes:
- a CDS encoding ATP-binding protein; its protein translation is MTDAASTASRRFLITFALFLAVVVVLVVQAYLTIRELGEANRGSMQTYRVLSATVQMQEGLAEVEAGYRGYALTRAPRYLEQWQAGHTLFTLEAARLRSLVADEPAGGQRLRTGVIERAFADFIRMQRESGVLDPATSRDAAIRAAGDVGGAARRSERVAVVRRELGAVETAESALLRERSARATSLERRTAVLVPAGFFLAIALALATAGMVQRRTRRVHEVNRAMQAEIAEKELARGALLRISRQNELILDAAAEGIYGIDPHGYTLFINPAASEMLGVRPDDVIGRPFEAVLGLGGGARMDHGVNAIRATLSTAAPRAVPDGVFRRADGSSFPVEYASTPMLEAGRVTGAVITFRDVTERREVERMKDEFVSVVSHELRTPLTSIRGSLGLLAAGKLGEMPVKGRRMLEIAVQNTDRLVRLINDILDIERIESGRVTMEVRRVRAAELAHQAVEVMSSMAEKAGVQLYAWADDLPLTVDPDRILQVLTNLLSNAVKFSPPGGEVTVTAEPVGGDVLFRVQDQGRGIPEDRLESIFERFQQVDSSDARDKGGTGLGLAICRSIVQQHGGRIWVESQPGEGSTFFFTLPAPEAGDDVTRDPAATARDAGAPPAAPEPARDPEGPLVLVCDDDPVMLATVEEILQGWGYRTVGVADGESALREAARIRPRAILLDMMMPGMNGSDTLRALRRGPETADIPVVILSAVKPMPRVQEQRDVVEWVEKPFAEQGLLHALEEAVARRARPRRVLVVEDDPDLARLLTDMFGRHGIEAMHAATGVEAVETSRSSPPDMIVLDLALPHGDGFWVVERLRGAGLAGVPLVVYSARDLDEGDRERLRLGHTEFLTKGRLPPEDFERRVVTLLNRIAPARRAEPDEPHPAAG
- a CDS encoding response regulator gives rise to the protein MSHTLLLVDDEDDIREVAQLSLEMTAGWEVHTASSGAQALAAARALKPEAILMDVMMPEMDGPTTVRHLKADPETAGIPVILLTAKVQASDRAAFEGLGVVGVLSKPFDPMALADEVAAVLGW
- a CDS encoding response regulator codes for the protein MSASPAAVLVAGLPPDVPGWLARRLGGASVHFLPAAPEAAEALRASRFQLAVVDAGLLEPAVVQALAGRGAEGPALFVTAPAGTPGPGLAALLATLKPTRVFHHPLDREGLAREAAAALGAAEAAASPAAPAAGGLSAAVAQVWERFREPVLKRVDVVEQAALSLLEGGLDAEARRNAEREAHKLAGSVGTFGYGEASRLSREAEQLLTGSGELGQADALRLADLAVAIRRELQAPIGAAGPAAAAPGAAPEGQGGDGPLLLIVDSDREMAERLAMEASGRGMRTVVAHGADAARGSLARRRPDAALLELDGEGRTLELLRELSDGERPVPVVVLTRSDDFADRVEVARHGGRGFLRKPISPPRAIDALEPLLRGGGNREAVVLAVDDEPAVLEAIRTIVGVGGVRVETLSDPLRFWDALESAAPDVVLLDFQMPGVTGLELCRVLRNDPRWQSVPVVFLTAQTDADTVRRVFAAGADDFVGKPFVGPELTARIHNRLERVRLQRAIAETDALTGVANRRGSEDVLERFLRLASAQNEPFALALIDLDCFKGINDRCGHAVGDEVLARVARVLQKRFRSEDVVARWGGEEFVVGMYGMDRADGVQRIAEALEVVREEVFTDPEGKPFSISFSAGVADYPADGRELHTLYRAADAAMYQAKAAGRDRVVPSGWSPERGEGPRSVDVLVVEDDDAIARLLQHALETRGYRHEWVNSGSGAVELLTGPNPELRARVVLLDVDLPGMDGLGVLRRLAQEKLLGRTRVIMLTVRTHEAEVVRALEMGAYDHVPKPFSVPVLLQRIRRALRS
- a CDS encoding response regulator gives rise to the protein MLVIPFADAREGEWGRTAAAEIARAAVRHGRPAVLVEIGTPRPDRPGVPRTRGGLEPIIAGDVSPAAALRRVQRNPSLSPGTLALLYVQDGEGHIGEIPPDVTAAIALTRQAGEVKATRSWRHVPVLAAVAPRAAPSMDERLRAMLRESWKRYRPDAIARARDIGAAAQALARGELPDAQRRMAERQAHKLAGSAGTFGFPEVSRLAREAEHILSTGQAIDAAEALRLSGISERIGRELRDEPVLPSRPRGAAPIGPAGTRVLLLDIPADAAGDWRVHLSADGMTPVFAGRDEARTLAGKLNPAAVVVNGSGPLEVVSWLAARVPPVPCVVLGASNTLTDRLAAARHGAERYLSPPARPRDAARVVVDLLRPAGVREGVVLAVDDDDAVLHAVRAVLADSGLQVETLRDPLGFWAALDRIRPDVVLLDLDMPSVSGIELCRAMRGDPRWQATAVMFLAGSAGKDTIHRVFATGADDFVAKPIVGPELAARVHNRLERVRLLGARNTGSGHEELADRESVTADVTRMLRLAEAREQPFAFAIVEAAPDAPAASLAGVGRRLRKHLRPEDVLGRWTRAQLAVVMYGMDKASGVQRLLKALEAVGDEAGAVRAGVAVFPADGTDVSALERAARGAAASAVPGGADRVCGVGWVPGRSDSQAVDVLVVEDDPVIARLLAHAIDAEGLSCRVVTDGVTAVEQLTGVPPALAARTVLLDVDLPGLDGHAVLRRLGEARLLGTTRVIMLTVRSNEAEIVRAMRLGAFDHVAKPFSLPVLLQRLRLALGR